One Salvia splendens isolate huo1 chromosome 1, SspV2, whole genome shotgun sequence genomic window, TGTCAATATGGGAGAGTATTTTTGCGATATCTGCAAATTCTACGATGATGATGTAATGTCACAACCTCTCTTAGTTTCTCTATCTCTGTCTCTTCTATGTGTAATAGGCATTCTTGCCTGATTCAGATTGAGAAAAGACACTTCCATTGTGATGATTGTGGGATCTGTAGGTAAATAACATGAGTATTCAAACTtgtttgtattaaattgtgtagcTCGTTAGTGCTGATATATGCTCGTGGCTTGCAGGATTGGAGGTCGAGAGAACTACTTTCACTGCAAGAAGTGTGGTATGTGACTCGTCGCGTTTCCTTTTTTGGTCATACTAGCTTTACTTACACTTAAATACTCGAACCGGTAGTTAAGATCTTTTGATTGCACATTTGATCTATTAACAACTATTAGTATCTGTACCTATGTGCATGATTGAGGGTGTGATGGAGATTGGGGGAGTCGGGGTCGAAAAATGAGAAGGGCAAGCATGATAGATTTGTTGTTACAACATGATTGATTGAAGAATGTTTTTTTTCCTCATTTTGGAATGGTTTACAGTTTATCTTCGACTAATTAGACGAATCCTCTCTTCATCCTGTTCTTGCTAACCACGCAGGCTCATGTTATTCAACCAGTTTACGCAACAACCACCTCTGTGTGGAGGATTCCATGAGGCATCACTGCCCCATATGCTTTGAGGTTTCTTCTTagctttctctttctttctctctctctctctccaaacttCTGTGTTATGCTGCGAATGTCAGTGATTCTTGCAATTCACAGTATCTGTTCGACTCCCTCAAAGATGTAACGGTCATGAAATGTGGACACACCATGCATTCTGAATGTTACCATGAGCTAATAAAGCGTGACAGGTAATGAACTTGTCTCGTCTTAGAGTCAGCACCGCGTCTTTGCTTGTTTtacagccaaaaacagcttctCCCACTTTTTTGTCACAGGTTCTGCTGCCCAATTTGTTCCAAGTCGATCATGGACATGTCTATCGCGTGGAAGAGAATTGACGAGGAAGTAAGTCTCCCTCACAGACTGTTATCAGATTGAATGTATTTTAACTTGAGAGAACGTTTCCTTGGTGCAGATTGAAGCAACCATAGTGCCTGAGGAATACAGATACAAGAAGGTGTGGATTCTTTGCAACGACTGCAACGACACTACTGAAGTCTACTTCCACATAATTGGCCGGAAATGCAGCCACTGTGAATCGTATAATACAAGGACAATTGCTCCTCCTGTTCTTCCTCAGTGAAAACAGTTTCAAAACTCCCATTATTTTGCTCTGATGCACCGGTAAAGCTGGTGCAGTATGATTGATATCCATTGTTTCTCGTCTTTTTTATACGCATGATATACACTATTGTATTGCTCTTCCCATTAATACGGGGGCAAAATTCCGAGCTCAGCGAGTCTGGATTGATATGTACAAAGATTCATTAACTTGTGTAGTTCATATACTCGACAATGATGTTCTTCTCGTATTTTACTGCGTTGCTGTGGAAGTTAGAACGACGACTTCATTATAGAGCATGTAACTTTCAAAAGATTTGTCCTTTTTTCTGATATGAGCACATAAGTACTACTAAAGTAGACAGTATTTTAATCACCTGAATCTCCTGCATTGATTAAGCTACATTTCTTGAGAGAGTTTATCATAATCTTACTAAGTCAgcaatatttttgaattttattttgtgaagCTTTCATCTAACTATTAACTAACAACTGCAGTCTGCAGGCCTGAGAGCTTTCCTTCATTATTCTGCATAAGTTAAATATCTCTATTGTAGTCTTGTGTTCCAAATTTGATTCTTATTGCACCTGAATCACATGCGTTGATTAAAATACATTCCCTCATAAATTTGTATTCTTGCAAGTagccaaaaaaaaaacttgtgaAGCATTACTATAAGTATAGCTGCTGGGATAAGAGCTTTCATTCACTCATAGCCATGGAGAGAGAGAAGCAAGAAAGCTTCAAAGTCCTCATGTTTCCATGGTTAGCTCATGGACATGTATTCCCATTCCTCGAACTCGCCAAACGCCTCTCAACGACACACTACTTCACCATGTACCTATGCTCCACCACCATCAACCTAGATTCAATCAAATCCAGTCGTCCGAAGATGCTGCTATCAGTGAAACTAGTAGAGCTGCACATGCCATCTCCACCTCAGCTCCCTCCCCACCTCCACACCACCAAGAATCTCCCCTCCCATCTTATGACAACCCTTATCAAAACCTTCCAAGAATCAAGCTCAAGCTTCTCAGACATCGTAGATTCACTAAAGCCAGATCTTGTCATATTCGACGTATTACAACCATTTGCGCCCAAGGTTGCTTCATCCAAAGGTATACCTAGTGTCTACTTCTCAACCTCTGGCGCAACGCCCGCGTCTTACCTACACCATTTGTATACAGTGGGGAGTGGTGCTACCTTCCCATTTCCAGCTATAAGTCTTCCTGATGATGAGTTGCCAAGGAGGCTTTCCCTTCTCGCGCAATATATGAAGGACGCAGATGATGATTTTGCTTACGGAGCATTGACAAGATCAACAGACATAGTCCTGTCAAAGAGCTCCAGGCATGTTGAACAGAAGTATGCAGACTATCTCTCTGCTTTGAGCAAAAAGCAGATAGTTTGCACCGGCCCCTTGATCGCTGCGGATGTTGACAGGCACGAGGATATCGAGATCATGAAATGGCTAAATGGGAAGACTCTTGATTCTACAATATACATCTCCTTTGGCAGTGAGTGCTTTTTATCCAAGAAGCAGATTGGAGAAATAGCAAAAGGGCTGGATCTTTGTGATGCTAGCTTCTTGTGGGTGATCAGATTTCCTGCTGAGGAGGAGGCGGGCACGGGAATCAGACTGATCGAAGAAGAACTGCCTGCGGGGTTTCTTGAAACGGTGAAGGAGAGGGGGTTGGTTGTGACAAAATGGGCGCCACAGACGAAGATATTAGGCCATTTGAGTATAGGTGGCTTTGTGAGTCATTGTGGAAGGAGTTCAATCACGGAGAGCATGTATTTTGGTGTTCCGGTTATAGCTATGCCGATGAATGCTGACCAGCCTATGAACGCTCAGCTAATGGTGGAGCTGGGTGTTGGCGTGGTGGTTGAAAAGGATCACGAAAATGGAGTGTATGTGGGGGAGGAGGTTGCTAAAGCAATCAATAAGGTGATGGTGGAGAAGAACGCGTTGTATGAAGGTCTGAGGAGCAGAGCTCGGAGATTGAGTGAGACGTTGAGAGAGAAGGAAGACGAAGAGGTGAATGAAGTAGCTCAGCAGCTATTCAAGATTTGTGCCAAGAACAAGAAATAAGTGTGGCAAACTGTTTCTGGTTTAGGATTTGTGTGTTTTTATGATTCATCAACAAAAGGTGTATTCTGTTCTGTTCAAGATTAGTGGAGAAATATGGCATGTTGTACTACTATAATTCCAAAGGATATATTGATCCTGCGTGAAAGATACTactcctaaaaatttgtcaaataTTTCCATTACCGTCTATCCTACAAAATTTTTCAGTACAATTTTTGGTAGGGGATCaccccacattccacttacTCATTTTCACTCTcatatattataaaactaatatttaaaaataaaactcatAGTCCACGAATTTTTTCAACCAATTTTCTAGTACATTTCTTATAACATGTGCTCGGTCGAAATGCGATAAAATTTAAGGAACCAAGGGAGTATAGATCTACAACTACATAATGAATTAGTTTTACATAAATTCTTTAATACTTAATGGTCCACAATTAGGTGAAGACAAATATACGCAGCAACATTGTTTAATACCAAATTATAAAAATCATggtattttttaattctattttgtTGAACGTAGCCGGCCATAAAATTTAGTAATTCGATAAATGGCCATCACTGCCATCTGACAAAGAGAACAGAGAAGAAAACAAGCATCAATATATAAAACATAGGGGCTCGGAATAACTATTTGTAGTTCGAGATAAACCTATAATTTATTATCGCGTGATAATtgtaaacaaattcaaaatttattattcttcaagtaatagtaatttttaaaattacattaCAGTAACTTCACCAACTAATGAAACAACGTCGAACCAAAGCCATTCTTCTCTATTGTACACCTATCATGTTTAACAAAACCCTCCCTACAAATCCGCCTGAGATGCGCGGCGGCCTCGGCCACCGCGCACTCTTCCTCCCCCCTCATCGCCTCCCTCATCCCGGCCGCCCGCGCCCTCATCTCCTCCCCACCTTCCACCACCCTCCCGATCGCCTCCGCCACGTCATCTCCTCGGAAATCCCCGCTGTCATCCCTCACCACCTCCACCCCGACCCCGGCCTCCACCAGCACCCTCGAATTCAACGGCTGATCCACCTTGAACGGAACTCCGATCACCGGCACCCCAAAATACACACTCTCGATCATCGAACTCATCCCACAGTGACTCACAAAACCACAAACATTCTCATGTGACAGAATCTCCGCCTGCGGGGCCCACCCCTCCACAAtcttccctctctctccaaCTCTCTCTTCAAACCCTAGCGGAAgcgcttcttcttcctcctctctctccCCTAATGGAAATCTCACCACCCATATGAAGTTGGCTCTCGAAGCTTCTAGACCTTTAGCCATTTCTTGAACTTGTTTCTTGTTTAAATAGTTCTCGCTTCCAAATGAGATGTAAATCGTTGACGATCTCTCTTTCTTGCTTAGCCAATCCATGATGTCTGAATCTGTTTTTTCTGTTGTTGAAACAAGTGGGCCCACCGGGACTATTTTCTTGTTACACAAGAGGGACAAGTAGTCCAAATACTTACCCTCCACACCCCGCGACGTTTTCATCAGGACGATGTCGCGGGACCGAGTGAAGTGGGGAAGCCCCTCGCTGAGGTCGCTGTCTCGCAGGTTGGAGTCAGCGGCCTGCTGAAGGGCTTCCCGCTCGTGGGGGCGGAGGTAGAGCGCGTCGTGGGGGAAGGGGGTGGTTTTTTTAAGGAAGAGGTGGTAGTAGAAGGAGTAGGCGGCGGCGCCGGTGGTGGCGAAGTGGACGGCGGGGATTTCAAACTTGGTGGCGGCTTCGGCTGCCCAGGGCTGGAAGGCGTCGTAGAGGAGGATGTCGGGGCGGAGGGAGGCGAGGATGGCGGAGAAGGCGGCCTTGGAGGCGTGGAACGTGTCGCGGAGGAGGGGCATGAGGTGGGGCGGCGCGTGCTTCGTGGTGTGGAGGTCCGGAGGGAGCTCCGGCGGGGAGGGGAGGTGGAGGGGGATGAGGGTGATGGGGAGGTGGTGGGGGAGTGGGAGGGATTGGAGGATGATGGGAGTGGAGCAGAAGAAGATGGTGAAGTTGTGTTTGGTGAGATTCTTGGCTAGCTCAAGGTAGGGGAAGACATGGCCATGAGCTAGCCATGGGAACATTAGGATGGAGAGACTTGCTTGATTTGACTCCATTTGATGatgaacacacacacaaaatatgTTACTACTACTAGTTTTAATTTGTAGTGTATGAGTTAATACTATGAGGGGAGGGGGAGTTTGATTATATAATCAATGTTTTGATGGTTCCAAGTCAAGAATGTACAATATATCTATAAGCCGGCTGCCTTGTTTGGATGTTAccaatatattttttcttcaaatcGAATTTACTCTCAATGTCCCACGGTGTTTCTTTTGAAACggagaataaaaaaatatgtgtaGTAGGATAAAATtatgagagagaataaagtaaaatagagaataaagtaagagagattaatTATAATCCttttgcatattaattaattaattaattataataatagtgATATTTTGTAATCCAGCTATTCACCTCACACACATGCCATGTTCATCATCTTCCTCACTTATTTATCACGGGCAACAGCTCATCCATGCTCACCCAGTACGACATTGAAGAGGTCCAAGAGCACTACAGCAACACCTGCAATTCTCCTTCGTCTGCTCAATTCCATTTTTTCACCTTTCTCTTTCAAAATTCCTcaaaattttacttcactttggTTCCCTAAAGTTGCTGCCTTTCTCAATTCCCTATTTAGCTTGTTCGATTTTCCGTTGGTTTTTATATTAAGTCAGGAAAGGTTGACCGTGGTTACgatcaagaaaaagaaaaagaaaaagaattgaCCAGAATTGTGAAGGTGCATTGTTCTTGTGTTATTTTAGTTGCCAAGTATTGATAATTATGTGTATGTGTAGTTCCCCAGCAGGAGATCGTTTCACTATACCAGAGGTTCTGCCAGCTGGATAGGACGGATGAGTTTATGACTGCTGGGTGAGAAAGGAAGAAAGAATGAACAGTCAAAGGGAAAAAGAAAGGAATAGAAATAAGTGAGGAAGATGAtgatatgaaatttatttttattttgtaaaacttattaaattaaaacaacGTAGTTTTGATTGCCACATTGCCAcatcaattttgattttttattttggggaaaaatcagaaaaactaaagttcatgcatttatatttaaaaattaaagtttaggagaaaaactagaaaaagttgaaagttcatgtatttataggcaaataACTTTTTCGCTAGCTGCCGCTGTTGCGTGGCGACTGCGCCGGGGAGGCCTGCGCCCGCTGCACAGGTTGAAGGTTTGAACGCGGTGTTGGTAGGGTGGAGGCGGATGATGAGTTCGGCGGCGGAGCCTACATCGTCGCCGCCTTCATCGGTGAAGAACAGCGAGTCGCTGGAGGAGATGGCCGAG contains:
- the LOC121757586 gene encoding beta-D-glucosyl crocetin beta-1,6-glucosyltransferase-like gives rise to the protein MESNQASLSILMFPWLAHGHVFPYLELAKNLTKHNFTIFFCSTPIILQSLPLPHHLPITLIPLHLPSPPELPPDLHTTKHAPPHLMPLLRDTFHASKAAFSAILASLRPDILLYDAFQPWAAEAATKFEIPAVHFATTGAAAYSFYYHLFLKKTTPFPHDALYLRPHEREALQQAADSNLRDSDLSEGLPHFTRSRDIVLMKTSRGVEGKYLDYLSLLCNKKIVPVGPLVSTTEKTDSDIMDWLSKKERSSTIYISFGSENYLNKKQVQEMAKGLEASRANFIWVVRFPLGEREEEEEALPLGFEERVGERGKIVEGWAPQAEILSHENVCGFVSHCGMSSMIESVYFGVPVIGVPFKVDQPLNSRVLVEAGVGVEVVRDDSGDFRGDDVAEAIGRVVEGGEEMRARAAGMREAMRGEEECAVAEAAAHLRRICREGFVKHDRCTIEKNGFGSTLFH
- the LOC121793832 gene encoding E3 ubiquitin-protein ligase MIEL1-like isoform X2; the protein is MLMEGSPSDRLTFGKMGYGCKHYRRRCKIRAPCCNEVYDCRHCHNEATSIQRNIYDRHDLVRSDVKQVICSVCDTEQPVAHVCVNCGVNMGEYFCDICKFYDDDIEKRHFHCDDCGICRIGGRENYFHCKKCGSCYSTSLRNNHLCVEDSMRHHCPICFEYLFDSLKDVTVMKCGHTMHSECYHELIKRDRFCCPICSKSIMDMSIAWKRIDEEIEATIVPEEYRYKKVWILCNDCNDTTEVYFHIIGRKCSHCESYNTRTIAPPVLPQ
- the LOC121805541 gene encoding UDP-glucosyltransferase 29-like; the encoded protein is MEREKQESFKVLMFPWLAHGHVFPFLELAKRLSTTHYFTMYLCSTTINLDSIKSSRPKMLLSVKLVELHMPSPPQLPPHLHTTKNLPSHLMTTLIKTFQESSSSFSDIVDSLKPDLVIFDVLQPFAPKVASSKGIPSVYFSTSGATPASYLHHLYTVGSGATFPFPAISLPDDELPRRLSLLAQYMKDADDDFAYGALTRSTDIVLSKSSRHVEQKYADYLSALSKKQIVCTGPLIAADVDRHEDIEIMKWLNGKTLDSTIYISFGSECFLSKKQIGEIAKGLDLCDASFLWVIRFPAEEEAGTGIRLIEEELPAGFLETVKERGLVVTKWAPQTKILGHLSIGGFVSHCGRSSITESMYFGVPVIAMPMNADQPMNAQLMVELGVGVVVEKDHENGVYVGEEVAKAINKVMVEKNALYEGLRSRARRLSETLREKEDEEVNEVAQQLFKICAKNKK
- the LOC121793832 gene encoding E3 ubiquitin-protein ligase MIEL1-like isoform X1, whose translation is MLMEGSPSDRLTFGKMGYGCKHYRRRCKIRAPCCNEVYDCRHCHNEATQSIQRNIYDRHDLVRSDVKQVICSVCDTEQPVAHVCVNCGVNMGEYFCDICKFYDDDIEKRHFHCDDCGICRIGGRENYFHCKKCGSCYSTSLRNNHLCVEDSMRHHCPICFEYLFDSLKDVTVMKCGHTMHSECYHELIKRDRFCCPICSKSIMDMSIAWKRIDEEIEATIVPEEYRYKKVWILCNDCNDTTEVYFHIIGRKCSHCESYNTRTIAPPVLPQ